The DNA region GCCGCCCGTCATCGACCAGCCCATGCGCGAGCAGAAGATAGCACAAGTCGCGCGCCAACACCAAAGCCGCCCACGGCGGGCGGGGGCGCGCCGATCACGAGTCGCCATGGGACATTCGCAACGGCCTCGAACCATGTTTCGGTCGATCCGGACGGGAACATTACGGTTGGCCGGTCAGGGCGCGGGCTCCGCGGGCGGCGGGTCGACCAGCACGCGATACAGGCGCACGCCGAGATCACGCCGGTCCGGCGACGAACCGAAGGCTTCCGGCCGGAACGTCGTCGACTCGATCTCCAGCTCGATCGGGCCCGGGCCGCCGGTCTCCGGCAGGTCCATCCGGACCGCCTGCGGGGTCCCCGCCAGCGTCCACCGCCCGAGCACCCGCTCTCCGACCGACACGGTGATCTCGGCCGGCGCCACGCCGGGCGGGCGGGGGCCCGCAGCGACGAGCGTGACGGCGCTCGCCGCCGGCAGCCTGAGGGACGCGCGCGGACCGGTCCAGCGGAACGTCCGGCGGGTCGGACCCCGCTCGGGCTCGGACGCATGGAAGCCCCGCAGGTCGTACAGGAGGTCGACGGCGGGCGTCCCGACGTCGACATCCAGCCGCTCGCCGTCCGCCGTCCCCGTGACCTGGAAAAACCGCAGCAGGATCGGCGTGCGCACGACCGCCTGCGGGACCCGGGCGCGTGTGACTTCCAGGGTGCGGAGGTCGATCTGCGTCCGGCCGATCGCGGCCAACGCCAGGTCCGGCGCGAAGAACGAGAAATCGTCCCGCCCGACGACGAAGAACACCGCCCGCCCGCCCGCAAGCCAGTCCCCGATGACGCGCCGCAGGACCCGGCCGTCGGGACCGGGCCCCTGGACGAGGATGGTGTCCACGTCATGGAGGTAGGCCAGCGACGTCGGGATGTGCGTGCCGGCCAGATCCGGACTCATCAGCACGACCGCCCGCTCGGGGAATAGCCGCGCCACCGGCGCGAGGGAATCGTCCCACAGCGGCTGGCCGATCAGCGCGAGGCTCGGGCGCGCGACCAGCCCCACGAGGAGCGCGCCGGCGGCCAGGGTCAGCCCCACCCGGTACCGGGGGGCGGGCACGCGGGCCAGCAGGCCGACCGCGGCCAGCGCGGCGAAGAGCATCGTGAGGGGAAGGACGACCGGCACGAACCGCCGCATCGACCCGATCTGCACGCCCGTCTCCAGCGGGTCGTACAGATACTGCAGGCCGACGACGCCGAGCAGCAGGCCGGCAAAGACCAGCCCCGCCGGGGCGGCGCGCCGGACGAGTCCCAACCCCGCGAGTCCCGACACCGCCAGCCCCAGCCCCGCGAGGCCGAGCACCGGCCAGGAGAAGTACCACCCCAACCAGGAGATCGTCTCGTCGAGCCGGCCCGTGGTGGCCGTCACGTAGGCGGCGCCGTAGACGACGAGCCCGCCCGCCGCGGCCAGTCCCCACAGACGCCGGACCCACCGCTCCTCCGGCCGGCGGAGCCCGACGACGCCGGCAGCGACCAGCACCCCCGTGGCCAGGGCCACGCCTGCCTGCAGCAGGAAGGATTCCCGCAGCAGGCCGAGCACCTCGGACGTCCGCATCAGGTACGCCACGTACGGCCTGTAGTGCGAGTCGAAGGTAAGGTAATGCACGAGGTTGTGCGCCATCAGCAGGCCGAACGTCCCCAGCAGGGGCAGAAGCAGGGGCGGGTCGTCCGGCCGCGCGCGTCCGAGGAGCCGCACCGCGGCGACGGCCAGCAGGAAGACGCTCAGCAGGACGACGAGATCGACCTTGGCGAAACAGGCCAGGCCCAGGAACCAGCCCGCGGCGCACGCCCACCGCGGGGCGCCGCGCGCGGTCGCCACCAGCCACGCGAGCACCCCGGCCACCACGAAACACTGCGCGACCGTCTCCGGCAGCGGGACCTTCGCGAACCAGATCTGCGGCATCGAGACCGCCGTCAGCGCGGCCGCGAGCCAGGCGGCGGGCACGCCGCCCAGCCGCCGCGCCACGCACCACAGGCCGATCAGGCTCAGGGTCGCGAAGAGGGGCGCCACGACCAACGCCCCCTGCGGCGAGACCAGCGTATGGCCCAGGGCCGTCAGGACCGGAAACAGCGGGGAGAAGCCCGTGGTCACCGTCGGATCGGCAATGTCCGGGATCAGGAAGCCGCCCGGGAAGCGCGAGTACGGCCGCCCGTCCAGGGCCACGCGCACCGTCCACACCACGTCGCCGGGCACCCGATTCAGGAACAGCGCGCCGCGGCTGTCGGCCGGCAGCCGGCGTACCAGCGGGTCCTCGAACTCGAGCGCGCCGTGACGAGCAATCTGCCGGCTGAAGTTCAGATAGACGGTAGCGTCGCCGGCGGCCATCTCGGTGTGGTACGGCGGAAGGAACAGCGCGGCGCATACCAGGATCCCGGCCGCCGCGGCCAGCGCAGGACGCCATCCGCCGCCGGACGCGGGGGGCGCGGGCGGAGCCGCGCGGAGGGAGCCCCACAGGCCGAACCCGATCACCGCGACCGCGAGCATGAACGCCAGCAGGCCCAGCCGGAGCAGGCCGAGCTCGGCGAGCAACAGCGCCGACCACGCCACGATGCTCACGCCCAGCATCGCGCGGAGGAACCAGCGCTCCACGCGCGACGCGTACCCGCGGTCTTCGGTGTCGGGCCTTTCCGGCTGCGCCGCGGTCATGGCGCTCAGGACCTGTCCGTCGCAAGCCGCTCGAGGTCCGCGTCGACCATCATCCGGACCAGTCCCTCGAAGTCGACGCTCGGCCGCCAGTCCAGCTCGGCCGCCGCCTTCGCCGGATCGCCGATCAGATGGTCCACCTCGGCCGGCCGCAGCAGCGCCGGATCCGTCCGCACGTGCGCGCGCCAGTCGAGGCCGGCGTGGGCGAACGCAATCTCGACCAGCTCGCGCACGGAACGGCTGGCCCCGGTGGCGATCACGTAGTCGTCGGCCGCCTCCTGCTGCAGCATCAGCCACATGGCCCGCACGTAGTCGCCCGCGAAGCCCCAGTCGCGCCGCGCGTCCAGGTTGCCGAGCGACAGCGCGTCGCAGAGGCCCGCCTTGATCCGGGCCACACCGTCGGTGACCTTGCGGGTCACGAACTCCAGGCCGCGGCGCGGCGACTCGTGGTTGAAGAGAATGCCGGAGACCGCGAACAGGTCGTAGCTCTCGCGGTAGTTCACGGTGATGTAGTGGGCGAAGACCTTCGAGACGCCGTAGGGGCTGCGCGGATAGAAGGGCGTCAGCTCCGTCTGCGGCGTCTCGCGCACCTTGCCGAACATCTCGCTCGACGACGCCTGGTAGACGCGGATCGACGTGTCGACCTGCCGGATCGCCTCCAGGACCCGCGTGACGCCCTGCGCGTTGTACTCGCCGGTCAGCAGCGGCTGGTCCCACGACGCCGGCACGAACGACATGGCGGCCAGGTTGTAGATCTCGTGCGGCCGGACCTCGTCGACGAGCCGGATGAGCGACAATTGATCGAGCAGGTCGGCCGGCCGCAGCGTGATGCGGTCCTGCAGATGGGCGATGCGCCAGTGGTTGGGCGTGCTGAGCCGGCGGGTAACGCCGACCACCTCGTAGCCCTGCTCCAGCAGCAGCTCCGCCAGGTACGAACCGTCCTGCCCGGTGATTCCCGTGATGATGGCGCGTTTCGACACGTGTTCTATGCCCCAGCGAGGCCGCGCCAGCCCCTATTGGGACGAGACCTCGGTGGCCTGTCGCCTCGACCTGTCACCGGCTACCGGCATGCTGCAGCCGGCGGAAGCGCGTGGATCGCGACGAGGAGGTCGGCTGGCGTCCGCTTCGGCCCACCGGACTCGCCCCGTGGTCCGTGAAGCTTCATCGCCATGATTTGCCCGATTCTACCACGCGCCGCCATGCAGATCAGGACCGGAGCCGCAAAGCCGTGCCCCCCTTGACCCGGCTTTCCTGGTGATGGTAGGCTCCCCGCCATGCGGCGGCTGCGGTTCTGCTGGCTCACGGATCGGTCCCGTCCGGTTTCAAGCTGCGGGGGGCTAAAGCTCGGCCTTGCACCGACCGACAATTGCTGGTAGGGTTGCCGATGTTTTCGCGGATCGATGCTCACAGCCGCTTGAGGGGCGGTTCGGCTCCCCTGGAAGCGGAAAAGCTCGCATGGTGCGAGCGCCGGGCTCCTGCGGAGTCCGTGAATCGGGACCCGCAGGGTCCACCGTCTCTACGACGGGGAGTTGGAGGACACAGATGAGGAGCAAACGGCGATCAATCGTCGTCACTGGCGTGATGCTGTCGGCGCTGGTGTTCGGCTCGACGGCAGCTTCGGCGCAGACGGCGCCCCCCGGGGCCAGCGCCGTCGAAGTATCCGCCCTTGGTTACGATCAGCTCTTGGTGAGTTGGACGTCGGCCGCCAACAACACGGACCCTCCGGCGAGCGGCCAGGTTATCCGTGCCAGCTACCAGGTTGGCTACCTCAAGCACGCCTCCGCCACCGCGTTCGGGGCGGGCTCGCCCATGACGATGACGGTCAACGCCGCGCAGTCGCAAGCTGTACTCACGGGCTTGGACGCCGGCTCGAGGTACGTGGTCGCGGTACGCGCCATTGCCGGCGCCGCGAATGCCGACGTGACGGACAAGGCGAACCAACCTTGGCAGTATCCCACCGCCGCCCCCGTGTCGACGTCGGCGGCGCCCATGCCCGAGACGATTCTCGAGCGCGACATCATGGTCACCGAGGGT from Acidobacteriota bacterium includes:
- the gmd gene encoding GDP-mannose 4,6-dehydratase, translated to MSKRAIITGITGQDGSYLAELLLEQGYEVVGVTRRLSTPNHWRIAHLQDRITLRPADLLDQLSLIRLVDEVRPHEIYNLAAMSFVPASWDQPLLTGEYNAQGVTRVLEAIRQVDTSIRVYQASSSEMFGKVRETPQTELTPFYPRSPYGVSKVFAHYITVNYRESYDLFAVSGILFNHESPRRGLEFVTRKVTDGVARIKAGLCDALSLGNLDARRDWGFAGDYVRAMWLMLQQEAADDYVIATGASRSVRELVEIAFAHAGLDWRAHVRTDPALLRPAEVDHLIGDPAKAAAELDWRPSVDFEGLVRMMVDADLERLATDRS